A stretch of the Aegilops tauschii subsp. strangulata cultivar AL8/78 chromosome 4, Aet v6.0, whole genome shotgun sequence genome encodes the following:
- the LOC109761570 gene encoding nuclear poly(A) polymerase 1 — protein MNNNLGALMVKSNTGYLGVSEPISLGGPTEKDVVQTAEVEKFLADAGLYESQEEAVSREEVLGKLDQTVKTWIKKATRVSGYGEQFVQEANAKIFTFGSYRLGVHGPGADIDTLCVGPRHATRNDYFFRCLHDMLAEMPEVSELHPVPDAHVPVLGFKLCGVSIDLLYANLAHVVIPDDLDLSQDSILHNVDEQAVRSLNGCRVTDQILRLVPNIPSFRTTLRFMRYWGKRRGVYSNVMGFLGGINWAILVARICQLYPNASPSMLISRFFRVYSQWKWPNPVTLCHIEEGPLGLPVWDPRRNFRDRGHQMPIITPAYPCMNSSYNVSTSTRYVMVQEFTRGYEICQAIDENRATWDDLFEPYPFFELYKNYLEVGITARNEDDLRNWKGWVESRLRTLVLKFERYTHEMLLAHPHPRDFSDGSRPLHSFYFMGLWRKQTAQPQEAEQFDIRGIVNEFKNAVLAYAHRREGMDIEVSHVKRKDIPLFVFPGGVRPPRSSRTVARSSRTVSRNVVTADGQVGNQLGAESWSDPQSALDHSGGYQSTSLLVPSVSSKETQSILNGHSNLHTESLEHEHPGHFLGSTSAPANIAVLDVVTQPNSMPSTSSNGAPTNGLDICFNSLHREAERIPANNPVNFSPAVVDELDELASYQAKPDDKHVLPVHGTSLEGCSGRTVGQTCNLSSHGNNHLKRKAEEELEPLELAGPPVGATCASTSTVQRKPLRLRLSTVPQPKQAE, from the exons ATGAATAATAATTTGGGAGCCTTGATGGTGAAGAGCAATACTGGTTATCTTGGCGTCTCCGAGCCAATCTCATTAGGCGGGCCAACTGAGAAGGATGTTGTGCAGACAGCCGAGGTCGaaaag TTCCTTGCTGATGCGGGCTTGTATGAGAGTCAAGAGGAGGCTGTCTCGCGAGAAGAGGTCTTAGGCAAACTTGACCAG ACTGTGAAAACTTGGATTAAGAAGGCCACTAGGGTGAGCGGTTATGGCGAGCAGTTCGTGCAAGAAGCAAATGCTAAGATCTTCACATTTGGTTCATACCGCCTTGGG GTGCACGGTCCTGGCGCAGATATTGACACGCTATGTGTGGGTCCAAGACACGCAACTCGAAAT GACTACTTCTTCAGGTGTCTTCACGATATGCTAGCCGAGATGCCAGAAGTTTCTGAATTACACCCAGTACCAGATGCTCATGTGCCTGTTCTGGGGTTCAAACTTTGTGGGGTGTCTATTGACCTTTTATATGCAAACCTTGCACATGTGGTGATTCCTGAT GATCTTGATCTTTCTCAGGACTCCATACTGCACAATGTTGATGAACAGGCTGTTCGTAGTTTAAATGGGTGTCGAGTTACTGATCAAATATTACGATTGGTCCCAAACATTCCG AGTTTTCGCACAACCTTAAGGTTCATGAGATACTGGGGGAAGCGCCGTGGGGTGTACTCAAAC GTTATGGGATTCTTGGGTGGCATAAATTGGGCAATTCTTGTTGCTCGTATATGTCAATTGTATCCAAATGCATCGCCCAGCATGTTGATATCTCGTTTTTTCAGAGTCTACAGCCAGTGGAAGTGGCCCAACCCTGTTACACTTTGCCATATTGAGGAGGGTCCTCTTGGCCTCCCTGTTTGGGATCCAAGAAGAAACTTTAGAGACAGGGGCCATCAGATGCCTATAATTACACCCGCCTATCCTTGTATGAATTCTAGTTATAACGTATCTACTAGTACTAGGTATGTGATGGTCCAAGAATTCACACGAGGATACGAGATCTGCCAG GCAATAGATGAAAATAGAGCAACCTGGGATGATTTATTCGAGCCATATCCATTTTTTGAATTATATAAAAATTATTTGGAGGTTGGTATCACAGCGAGAAATGAAGATGACCTCAGGAATTGGAAAGGTTGGGTAGAGTCTCGCCTTCGGACGCTTGTATTAAAG TTTGAACGATATACTCATGAGATGCTCCTTGCACATCCGCATCCCAGAGATTTCTCAGATGGATCCAGGCCGCTGCATAGTTTTTACTTCATGGGTCTTTGGAGAAAACAAACTGCCCAACCTCAAGAAGCTGAGCAATTTGACATCAGAGGAATCGTAAATGAGTTTAAGAACGCAGTTCTTGCTTATGCACATCGGAGGGAAGGAATGGATATTGAAGTGTCCCATGTAAAAAGAAAAGATATCCCTTTGTTTGTTTTTCCTGGTGGAGTGCGCCCTCCTCGTTCTTCCAGAACAGTAGCTAGGAGCAGTCGCACTGTTTCTAGGAACGTTGTTACAGCTGATGGTCAAGTTGGAAATCAATTGGGCGCTGAAAGTTGGAGTGATCCTCAATCTGCTCTAGATCATTCTGGTGGCTATCAAAGTACTTCTTTGTTGGTCCCCAGTGTATCAAGTAAAGAAACCCAAAGTATTTTGAATGGGCATTCAAATCTTCACACAGAATCCCTTGAGCATGAACATCCAGGGCATTTTCTTGGAAGTACATCTGCTCCTGCGAACATTGCTGTGTTGGATGTAGTTACACAACCTAACAGTATGCCATCTACTTCAAGCAATGGTGCTCCAACAAATGGGTTGGACATTTGTTTCAATAGCTTACACAGGGAAGCTGAGAGGATTCCTGCAAATAATCCTGTGAATTTCTCTCCAGCTGTGGTTGATGAGCTTGATGAGCTGGCATCGTACCAAGCTAAGCCTGACGATAAACATGTGCTTCCTGTTCATGGAACATCTTTGGAAGGATGTTCTGGAAGGACCGTGGGGCAAACATGTAATTTGAGTTCTCATGGTAATAATCATCTGAAGCGCAAGGCTGAGGAAGAGCTGGAG CCACTTGAGCTTGCTGGCCCGCCAGTTGGCGCTACTTGTGCATCAACATCAACTGTTCAAAGAAAGCCCCTCAG GCTTAGATTGTCAACTGTGCCGCAGCCAAAACAAGCTGAATGA